A window of Perognathus longimembris pacificus isolate PPM17 chromosome 6, ASM2315922v1, whole genome shotgun sequence contains these coding sequences:
- the Myl9 gene encoding myosin regulatory light polypeptide 9, with the protein MSSKRAKAKTTKKRPQRATSNVFAMFDQSQIQEFKEAFNMIDQNRDGFIDKEDLHDMLASLGKNPTDEYLEGMMSEAPGPINFTMFLTMFGEKLNGTDPEDVIRNAFACFDEEASGFIHEDHLRELLTTMGDRFTDEEVDEMYREAPIDKKGNFNYVEFTRILKHGAKDKDD; encoded by the exons ATGTCCAGCAAGCGGGCCAAGGCCAAGACCACCAAGAAGCGGCCACAGCGGGCCACGTCCAATGTGTTCGCCATGTTTGACCAGTCCCAGATCCAGGAGTTTAAGGAGGCTTTCAACATGATTGACCAGAACCGCGATGGCTTCATTGACAAGGAGGACCTGCACGACATGCTAGCTTCACTGG GGAAGAACCCCACCGACGAGTACCTGGAGGGCATGATGAGCGAGGCGCCGGGCCCCATCAACTTCACCATGTTCCTCACCATGTTTGGGGAAAAGCTTAATGGCACAGACCCCGAGGACGTGATCCGCAATGCCTTTGCCTGCTTCGACGAGGAGGCCTCAG GCTTCATCCACGAGGATCACCTCCGGGAGCTGCTGACCACCATGGGCGACCGCTTCACCGATGAGGAGGTGGACGAGATGTATCGCGAGGCGCCCATCGACAAGAAAGGCAACTTCAACTACGTGGAGTTCACGCGCATCCTCAAGCATGGGGCCAAGGACAAGGATGACTAG